From the Amblyraja radiata isolate CabotCenter1 chromosome 14, sAmbRad1.1.pri, whole genome shotgun sequence genome, one window contains:
- the LOC116980321 gene encoding carbonyl reductase [NADPH] 1-like isoform X2, producing the protein MAKRVAVVSGSNKGIGLEVVRVLCRQFDGDVFLTARDTERGQQALQKLQEEQLKPLFHQLDIDDLDSIRKLRVFMLQTYGGIDVLVNNAGIAFKNADTTPFGTQAEVTMATNFFATRDMCTELLTLIKPQGRVVNVSSLMCKVALLKCSPELQNKFRSPTLTEDELVELMRKFVDDAKNGVHPQQGWPSTAYGVSKIGVTVLSMIHARRLSKERAADKILLNACCPGWVKTDMAGPNAPGTVEEGAVTPVYLALLPEGAEGPHGQYVSDKTVQPW; encoded by the exons atggcGAAGCGAGTGGCGGTGGTGAGCGGCTCCAACAAGGGCATCGGCCTGGAGGTGGTGCGGGTTCTGTGCCGGCAGTTCGACGGCGACGTGTTCCTCACCGCCCGGGACACGGAACGCGGGCAACAGGCGCTGCAGAAGCTGCAAGAGGAGCAGCTGAAGCCGCTCTTCCACCAGCTCGACATCGACGACCTTGATAGTATCCGGAAACTGCGGGTGTTCATGCTGCAGACATACGGAGGCATCGATGTTCTCGTCAACAACGCCGGCATCGCCTTTAAAAATGCCGACACCACCCCGTTCGGCACCCAAGCTGAAGTGACCATGGCGACCAACTTCTTTGCGACCAGGGATATGTGCACGGAACTCCTCACCCTCATCAAACCTCAAG ggagagtggtgaatgtgtccAGCCTCATGTGCAAGGTAGCACTACTCAAATGCAGCCCGGAACTCCAAAATAAATTCCGCAGTCCTACACTCACTGAGGACGAGCTGGTGGAGCTGATGAGGAAGTTTGTCGATGACGCCAAGAACGGGGTTCACCCCCAACAAGGGTGGCCTTCCACCGCCTACGGGGTCTCAAAGATCGGCGTCACAGTCCTCTCCATGATCCATGCCCGAAGGCTGAGTAAGGAGAGAGCGGCGGACAAGATCCTGCTGAATGCCTGTTGTCCCGGTTGGGTGAAAACCGACATGGCTGGTCCTAATGCACCGGGCACGGTAGAAGAAGGTGCCGTGACCCCGGTCTACTTGGCCCTTCTACCAGAAGGTGCGGAAG